The Candidatus Methylomirabilota bacterium genome contains a region encoding:
- a CDS encoding ATPase domain-containing protein yields the protein MTTRVSTGLPKLDDMLGGGLLPGTLTVACGATGIGKTHLGLTFAHRGLAADGARGIVLDMNGRGDSQQHDAYAARLFDWRLTPWTHTVTPMADPYPPAQQREAFYSNALHWVGRARDFQVPTPDGDREFDWNWKAAYNHALYTVRPFMYFHFAASTRRVVVDGLEPMDSPADSIQVFMFDEVYRTIIHREAETLGMEICLPVWKHRPFIDAHRYDHTHITTLLLVTTEETRLEDLIARKVATGDVGATANTILVMGSERVGGRLARMLCVVKHRGSAMSDEIVEYRITERGIAIG from the coding sequence ATGACCACACGGGTCTCCACGGGGCTGCCCAAGCTCGACGACATGCTGGGCGGCGGACTCCTGCCCGGCACGCTGACCGTCGCCTGCGGCGCCACCGGCATCGGCAAGACGCATCTGGGCCTGACCTTCGCCCACCGCGGGCTGGCGGCCGACGGCGCGCGGGGCATCGTGCTGGACATGAACGGCCGCGGCGACTCCCAGCAGCACGACGCGTACGCGGCACGCCTCTTCGACTGGAGGCTCACGCCCTGGACGCACACGGTCACGCCCATGGCCGATCCGTACCCGCCCGCCCAGCAGCGGGAAGCCTTCTACTCGAACGCGCTCCACTGGGTGGGCCGCGCGCGTGACTTCCAGGTGCCGACGCCCGACGGCGATCGGGAGTTCGATTGGAACTGGAAGGCTGCCTACAACCACGCGCTGTATACCGTCCGGCCGTTCATGTACTTCCACTTCGCCGCCAGCACCCGGCGCGTCGTCGTGGACGGCCTCGAGCCCATGGACTCCCCCGCGGACTCCATCCAGGTCTTCATGTTCGACGAAGTGTACCGCACGATCATCCACCGCGAGGCCGAGACCCTCGGGATGGAGATCTGTCTGCCCGTGTGGAAGCATCGGCCGTTCATCGACGCCCACCGCTATGACCACACCCACATCACGACGCTGCTGCTCGTCACGACCGAAGAGACGCGCCTGGAGGACCTGATCGCGCGCAAGGTCGCGACGGGCGACGTGGGCGCCACCGCCAACACGATCCTCGTCATGGGCAGCGAGCGGGTGGGCGGCCGCCTGGCCCGCATGCTCTGCGTCGTCAAGCACCGGGGCAGCGCGATGAGTGACGAGATCGTGGAGTACCGGATCACCGAGCGCGGGATCGCGATCGGGTAG
- a CDS encoding HD domain-containing protein — MAELRLERLAPSHIGLLGAVAATSGRRVTPALVGGAVRDAWLGRPLSRDLDVAVPAGAVDLARRVAGRLAGAFVLLDAERGAARVLALGYQLDLTDFRASTLEGDLAARDYTVNALAVPLGELLRRGRAPIVDPTGGLADLRARRLRPASRGALADDPLRALRSVRLELALGLRLTPGAARAVVAVAPALAGVSAERIRDELIALLALPETARALRRADRLGLLPVVLPEVEPMRSTPQPAPHRFSVLEHSLRAVAAADLVVAGSERLEPFGDELAPHLREPLGGGIERAHTLKLAALLHDVSKPQTRRTIDGHVRFFEHDVLGAVRVRAIGERLRLPEAVTTVLARLVRHHLRPMHLAGAGAVTNRARYRFYRDLGPETRDLLLLALVDAAAVRGESPLRVWRRATLIRELLGGWEVQRRAVAAPPLVRGGDVMERFGLGPGPEVGRLLARAREAQDLGLVRTREEALAYLDSCGGHS; from the coding sequence ATGGCGGAGCTTCGACTGGAGCGCCTGGCACCCTCCCACATCGGCCTGCTGGGCGCCGTGGCCGCGACCAGCGGGCGACGGGTTACGCCCGCACTGGTGGGCGGCGCCGTGCGCGATGCCTGGCTCGGTCGCCCGCTCTCCCGGGATCTCGACGTCGCCGTGCCGGCGGGCGCGGTCGACCTGGCTCGTCGGGTCGCCGGCCGGCTGGCAGGCGCGTTCGTCCTGCTCGACGCCGAGCGGGGGGCCGCGCGGGTGCTGGCCCTCGGCTACCAGCTCGACCTGACCGACTTCCGCGCGTCGACGCTCGAGGGTGACCTCGCCGCCCGCGACTACACGGTCAACGCGCTGGCCGTCCCCCTCGGCGAGCTCCTCCGCCGCGGCCGGGCACCGATCGTCGATCCGACGGGCGGGCTGGCCGATCTCCGGGCGCGCCGGCTCCGCCCAGCGAGCCGCGGCGCGCTGGCCGACGACCCGCTGCGCGCGCTCCGGAGCGTGAGGCTGGAGCTCGCGCTGGGCCTGCGGCTCACGCCCGGCGCCGCCCGGGCCGTCGTCGCCGTCGCGCCGGCGCTGGCCGGGGTGTCGGCGGAGCGAATTCGCGACGAGCTGATCGCGCTGCTGGCCCTTCCCGAGACCGCGCGGGCGCTCCGCCGGGCGGATCGGCTCGGCCTGCTGCCGGTGGTGCTGCCGGAGGTCGAGCCGATGCGGAGCACGCCCCAGCCGGCGCCGCACCGGTTCTCCGTGCTCGAGCACTCGCTGCGCGCCGTCGCGGCCGCCGATCTCGTGGTGGCGGGCAGCGAGCGGCTCGAGCCCTTCGGGGACGAGCTGGCCCCTCACCTGCGCGAGCCGCTGGGCGGCGGGATCGAGCGCGCCCACACGCTCAAGCTGGCGGCGCTGCTCCACGACGTGTCCAAGCCCCAGACGCGCCGCACGATCGACGGCCACGTGCGCTTCTTCGAGCACGACGTACTGGGCGCCGTCCGGGTCCGCGCGATCGGCGAGCGCCTGCGCCTGCCCGAGGCCGTCACGACCGTGCTGGCGCGCCTGGTCCGCCACCACCTCCGCCCCATGCACCTGGCCGGGGCGGGGGCGGTGACGAACCGGGCGCGCTACCGCTTCTATCGCGATCTCGGCCCCGAGACGCGCGACCTGCTGCTGCTGGCGCTGGTCGACGCCGCCGCCGTCCGGGGGGAGTCGCCCCTGCGCGTGTGGCGGCGCGCGACGCTCATCCGTGAGCTGCTCGGCGGCTGGGAAGTGCAGCGGCGGGCGGTGGCCGCGCCGCCGCTCGTGAGAGGCGGGGACGTGATGGAGCGCTTCGGGCTCGGCCCCGGGCCCGAGGTGGGCCGGTTGTTGGCGCGCGCGCGCGAAGCCCAGGACCTCGGGCTCGTCAGGACGCGCGAGGAGGCGCTCGCCTACCTTGACTCGTGCGGCGGCCACTCATAG